CCGAGAGCCTGCAACAGCGCGTGCACGATCTGCTGGCGCGCCACCACCTGCACGCCGGGCGCGACTACGAGCTGGACTGGAGCCTGTCGGGCCAGCCTTTTCTCACGCCGGCGGGCAGCTTGGTCGATGCGGTGCGCACCGCCATTTTTCAGGTCACCGGGCTGCAGGCACAGCTCTCGACCAGCGGCGGCACCAGCGACGGGCGCTTCATCGCTCAAATCTGCCCGCAAGTGATCGAACTCGGGCCGCCCAATGCCACCATCCACCAAGTCAACGAGTGCGTGGCCGTGGCCGAACTCGAGCCCCTGACCCACATTTATCGCCGGGTGATGGAGCACTTGGTCTCGCGCCCATTGTAAAATCGCCCAATATGATTACCATTTGCCGAACCTGAAAGCCGTTTCGCTCCGCGTATGAACCCAGCCGGCCCCCCTGATTGCGCCCCCGCTTTGCCTGACGGCGAAGCGGAGCGCCTGCGCGCCCTGCGCGCGCTGGGGGTGCTCGACAGCGCCGCCGAAGAGCGCTTCGACCGCATCACCCGGCTGGCGCGGGCCTTGTTCGATGTGCCGATCGCTTTGATTTCCTTGGTGGACGCCGAGCGTCAGTGGTTCAAGTCGCGTCTGGGGGTGGAGGCCACCGAAACCGAGCGCGCCGTCTCTTTTTGCGGCCACGCCATTTTGGAGTCGGGCATTTTCGAAATCCCCGACACCCTGCAAGACCCGCGCTTCGCCCACAACCCCATGGTCACCGGCGAGCCGCACATCCGCTACTACGCCGGCGCCCCTTTGGTGGTCGATGGCGGCGACACCGTGGGCATGCTGTGCATCCAAGACCGACGCCCGCGCCTGCTCAGCCCCGCGCAGCGCACCGCCTTGCGCGATTTGGCCGACTGCGCACAAGCCGAGCTGCAGGCCCAGCGGCGCCAGCTGACGCAGAGTGACGATCTGCCCTTGCACCTGCTCGACCCGACCGAGCGCCGCAGCGGTTTTGCGGCCGTGCTCGAGCGCTTGCTGGCGCTCAGCGCCAGCGCCTACGGCTTCATCGGCGAGGTGCTGCACGCCGCTGACGGCCAGCCCAATCTCAAAACCTACGCCATCACCGACATCGCTTGGGACGCAGCCAGCAAGGCCCATTTTGCCGCCATGGCCCCCAAGGGCCTGGAGTTCACCAACTTGCGCACGCTCTTTGGCGCCGCCCTCACCAGCGGCGAACCGGTGTTTTCCAACCAGCCCGTCACCGACCCGCGCCGCGGCGGGCTGCCGCCCGGGTACCCGGCGCTCGACGCCTTCGTGGGCATCCCGCTGCATCACGGCGGCCATCTAGTGGGCTTGGTCGGCCTGGCCAACCGCCCGGGCGGCTACGCCCCGGCCTTGCTCGATTTTCTGCACCCACTGCTCGAGCGCATCGGGCTGTGGATCGCCGCCAGCCGCAACGCCGAGCAGCTGCGCGCCAGCCAAGAGCGCTTGGCCAACCTCGAGCGCGTGGCACACATCGGCTGCTGGACCCTCGATCTGCAAAGCGGCCGCCTGGTGTGGAGTGACGAGCTCTACCGCCTGTTTGGCCTCGAGCCAGGCGTTTTTGCCGCCACCTACCCGGCTTTTCTGGAGCTCGTCCACCCCGAAGACCGCGCCGCCGTCGAAACCGCCTACAACGCTTCCTTGCAACCGGGCCACGCTGGCTACGAGATCGTGCACCGCATCGTGCGCCGCAGCGACGGCGCCATCCGCCACATTCACGAACAAATCCAGCACCGGCGCAATGAGGCTGGGGCGGTGATCGAGTCCTTCGGCACCGCCCAAGACGTGACCGAGCGCGAGTTGGCGGCGCAAGCCCTGCGCCGCGCCGCCAGCGTGTACGAACACGCCAACGACGCCATCGTCATCACCGACGCCCGTGGCCAGATCATCGACGTCAATGCCGCCTTGTGCCGCCTCACCGGCTACGCTCGCGAGGAACTGCTGGGCCAGAACCCGCGCTTTTGGTCCTCGGGCCGCCACGACGCCGCGTTTTACCGCAAGATGTGGCTGGCGCTGCGCGAGCACGGGTTGTGGCGCGGGGAAATCTGGAACCGGCGCAAATCTGGCGAGGTCTATCCCTGCCTGCTCACCATCAGCCCGGTGCCCGACGCCAGCGGGCGCTTGCAGGGCTACGCCGGCATCTCGACCGACCTGAGCACGCTGCGCGAGCAGGAGCGCCAGGTAGAGCGCCTGAGCCAGTACGACGCCCTGACCGGTCTGCCCAACCGCCGCCTGCTGGCCGACCGCTTGCTGATCGCCATGGGCCAGGCCACGCAACACCAGCACCAAGTGGCGGTGGTCTATCTGGACCTGGACGGCTTCAAGGCCTTCAACGACCAGCTCGGCCACGAGGCCGGCGACCAGTTGCTGATCGCGCTCGGGCACGGCCTGCAAAGCGCCCTGCGCCCGGGCGATACGCTGGCGCGCTTGGGTGGCGATGAATTCGTCGCCGTGCTGCCCGACCTGTGCAGCGCCTTGGACTGCCTGCCCGTGCTCGAGGCCTTGCTGGCGGCGGCCGCCAGCCCGAGCGGCGCTTTGCCCGCGCACGACTTGCGCTTGTGAGCGCCAGCATAGGCGTAAGCTTTTATCCCCAAGCCGACCCGGTGGACGCCGACCAGTTGCTTCGCCAAGCCGACCAGGCCATGTTCCAGGCCAAGCAAAGTGGCAAAAACCGCTACCACTTCTTCGACGCCGAGGGCGACCGCGGCGTGCGCAGCCGCCACGCCGAAATCGAGCGCATCGCACAGGGCCTCAAAAACCACGAGTTCGTGCTGTTTTATCAGCCCAAAGTGAACATGCACAGCGGGGCCGTGATCGGGGTCGAGGCCCTGATCCGCTGGCAGCACCCGCAGCATGGCCTGCTGGGCCCGGGGGCCTTTTTGCCCGCGCTGGAACAGCAGGCGCTGATGGTGGACCTGGGCGACTGGGTGCTCGAACAGGCCTTGCAACAGCTGGCCCAGTGGAACTGCACCGGGCTGCACCTGCCGGTGAGCGTCAACGTGAACGCCATGCAGTTGGCGCAACCCGATTTCGTGCCCAAACTGCGCGCCGCGCTGGCCCGCCACCCCGAGCTGCCGCCCGATCAGCTGGAGCTCGAAGTGCTCGAAACCAGCGCGCTGGGCGATTTGAGCTCGGTTTCGGCCCTGCTGCACCAATGCCGCGAGCTGGGCGTGCACACCTCGCTGGACGACTTTGGCACCGGCTACTCCTCGCTCACCTACCTCAAGCACCTGCCGATTCAGGTGCTCAAAATCGACCAGAGCTTTGTGCGCAGCATGCTCGACGACGCCACCGACATCGCCATTTTGCAGGGCGTGCTCAGCTTGGCGCAGGCGCTGGGTCGGCTGGTGATCGCCGAAGGGGTGGAAACCTCGGCCCACGCCCAGATGCTGCTGCGCCTGGGTTGTCTGCACGGCCAGGGCTACGCCATCGCCCGGCCGATGCCGGCGGCGCAAATCCCCGACTGGGTGGCGCAGTGGCGACCCGACCCGGCTTGGGTGGCGACCATCGCAGCCCCCAGCGCCCCCTCCTCAAGCCGCATCCACCCCACCGCCAGCAGCCGCTCCGACTCCCGGTGACGGCCCCTACCTTGGTCTGCGGCCTTTGCGCCCCAGCCCGCACCCCCTGTGCGCACCCATGACCCTGTCCGAACTTCATCAAACCGCCTGCGCGCGCCTGCAGGCCGCCCCACTGGCCTACGGCCAAGGCACCCTCAACGCCCACGACGAAGCCGCTTGGCTGCTGTTGTGGCGCCTGGGCCTGCCGCCCGACAGCGCGCTCGATGCGCGGCCGGTCGAGCCCGAGCAGGCGCAAGCGGTGCTGGCCCTGATCGACGAGCGCATCGCCTCGCGCCGCCCCGCCGCCTACCTCACGCGCCAGACCTGGCTGCAAGGCGTGCCCTTTTATGTCGATGAGCGCAGCATCGTGCCGCGCAGCCTGATCGCCGAGCTGCTGGCCGCTGCCGCCGGGGCCGACTGCCTCGACGACTGGCTGGGCGCGCACACCCAGCGCGCGCTCGACCTGTGCTGCGGCAACGCCAGCCTGGCGGTGCTGGCGGCGCTGGCCTGGCCCGAGGTGCAAATCGACGCCGCCGACATCTGCCCCGACGCGCTGGCGGTGGCGCGCATCAACCTCGAGCGCCACGGCCTGCAAGAGCGCGTGCGCCTGATCGAGTCCGACGGCTGGGCCGCCCTGCCCGAGCGTTACGACCTGGTGCTGTGCAACCCGCCCTACGTCAGCCGCGCCAGCATGGACGCGCTGCCGCCCGAGTTCTGCGCCGAGCCGGCGCTGGCGCTCGACGGCGGGCTGTGCGGCGGCCGCGACGGCATGGACTTCATCCGCAGCCTGCTGGCACAAGCCGCCGCGCACCTCAACCCCGAAGGCGTGCTGGTGCTCGAGATCGGGCACGAACGCGCGCACTTCGAACGCGCCTTTCCCGGCCTGCCCGCGCACTGGCTACAAACCAGCGCCGGGCCCGACGCGGTGCTGCTGCTCACACGCCAGGCGCTGGACTGCTGGCAGGCCACACCCTCGGCCGTACCCCCAGCCGCAACCCCAGCCTCTAGCGGCGGGCCCCAAGCATGATCACCCTGCGCCAAATCACGCTGCGCCGCGGCCCCAAGGTGGTGCTCGACGGCGCCAGCGCGGTGCTCAACCCGGGCGAAAAAATCGGCCTCGTGGGGCGCAACGGCGCCGGCAAATCGAGCCTGTTTGCGCTGCTGCAGGGCCAGCTGCACGAAGACAGCGGCGAGCTGCAACTGCCACGCCACTGGCGCAGCGCCGCCGTGGCCCAAGACATGCCCGAAACCGAGCAGGACGCGACCGCCTTCGTCATCGACGGCGACACCCGGCTCGCCGCCGCCCGCGCCGCGCTCGCCGCCGCCGAGGCCAGCGGCGACGGCCTGGCGCTGGCCGAAGCGCACAGCGCCTGCCTCGATGCCGGCAGCCACGACGCGCACGCCCGCGCCCAGGCGCTGCTGCTGGGCTTGGGCTTTGAGGTGCCGCAACTCGAGCGCCCAGTCAACAGCTTTTCCGGTGGCTGGCGCATGCGGCTGCAACTGGCGCGCGCTCTCATCTGCCCCAGCGACCTGCTGCTGCTCGACGAACCCACCAACCACCTCGATCTCGACGCCCTGGTCTGGCTCGAGAGCTGGCTCAAGCGCTACGCCGGCACGCTGCTGGTCATCAGCCACGACCGCGAGTTTCTCGACGCCGTCACTGGCGTCACGCTGCACCTCGAGGCCGGCCAGCTCAAGCGCTACGGTGCCAACTACAGCCGCTTCGAGCTCATGCGCGCCGAGCAGCTCACGCTGCAGCAAAGCAGCTTCGAGCGCCAGCAAGAGCGCATCGCGCACCTACAGCGCTTCATCGACCGCTTCAAGGCCAAAGCGAGCAAGGCGCGGCAGGCGCAAAGCCGCGTCAAGGCCTTGCAGCGCATGGAAAAACTGGCCCCGGTGCTGGCCGAAGCCGAGTTCGACTTCGAGTTCGACGACGCCGGCACCCTGCCCAACCCCATGCTCAGCCTGCGCGCAGCCAGCTTTGGCTACCGCAGCCCCGACGGCAGCGCGACCACGATCGTGCGCGGCGTCACGCGCTCGGTCATGGCCGGGCAGCGCATCGGCATCCTAGGGGCCAACGGCCAAGGCAAATCGACCTTCATCAAGACCGTGGCGCGCACGCTCGATCTGCTCGACGGCCAGCGCAGCGACGGCAAGGGGCTGCGCATCGGCTACTTCGCGCAGCAAGAGATGGACTTGCTGCGCGCCGACGACACCCCTTTGATGCACATGGTGCGGCTCGCGCGCGAGACCGAAGCCGCCGGCGCGCTGGCCGGCCAGGCCACGCGCGAGCAGGATTTGCGCAACTTTCTGGGGCGTTTCCAGTTTGGCGCCGAGCTGGCGCAGCAGCGCGTGGGCAGCCTGAGCGGCGGCGAAAAAGCGCGCTTGGTGCTGTGCCTGATCGTCTGGCAGCGGCCCAACCTGCTGCTGCTCGACGAACCCACCAACCACCTCGACCTGGCCACGCGCGAGGCGCTGGCGCTGGCGCTCAACGGCTTTGAGGGCACGGTGCTGCTGGTCAGCCACGACCGCGCCCTGCTGCGCGCCGTCTGCGACGAGTTCTGGCTCGTCAGCCACGGCGGCATCGAAGACTTCGCCGG
This sequence is a window from Serpentinimonas maccroryi. Protein-coding genes within it:
- a CDS encoding ATP-binding cassette domain-containing protein; translation: MITLRQITLRRGPKVVLDGASAVLNPGEKIGLVGRNGAGKSSLFALLQGQLHEDSGELQLPRHWRSAAVAQDMPETEQDATAFVIDGDTRLAAARAALAAAEASGDGLALAEAHSACLDAGSHDAHARAQALLLGLGFEVPQLERPVNSFSGGWRMRLQLARALICPSDLLLLDEPTNHLDLDALVWLESWLKRYAGTLLVISHDREFLDAVTGVTLHLEAGQLKRYGANYSRFELMRAEQLTLQQSSFERQQERIAHLQRFIDRFKAKASKARQAQSRVKALQRMEKLAPVLAEAEFDFEFDDAGTLPNPMLSLRAASFGYRSPDGSATTIVRGVTRSVMAGQRIGILGANGQGKSTFIKTVARTLDLLDGQRSDGKGLRIGYFAQQEMDLLRADDTPLMHMVRLARETEAAGALAGQATREQDLRNFLGRFQFGAELAQQRVGSLSGGEKARLVLCLIVWQRPNLLLLDEPTNHLDLATREALALALNGFEGTVLLVSHDRALLRAVCDEFWLVSHGGIEDFAGDLDDYQRYLLEQAKLRREALAKPAPAQKAIQKPAQKPARSERSDAEQRRTEAQRRQQRSARLQPHKKQREALEQQLAQLQAEQQALHAQLQRPDQPAPTLAAASQRLGAVEQAIEAAEEQWLEVAQQIEALEQAP
- a CDS encoding PAS domain S-box protein, with translation MPDGEAERLRALRALGVLDSAAEERFDRITRLARALFDVPIALISLVDAERQWFKSRLGVEATETERAVSFCGHAILESGIFEIPDTLQDPRFAHNPMVTGEPHIRYYAGAPLVVDGGDTVGMLCIQDRRPRLLSPAQRTALRDLADCAQAELQAQRRQLTQSDDLPLHLLDPTERRSGFAAVLERLLALSASAYGFIGEVLHAADGQPNLKTYAITDIAWDAASKAHFAAMAPKGLEFTNLRTLFGAALTSGEPVFSNQPVTDPRRGGLPPGYPALDAFVGIPLHHGGHLVGLVGLANRPGGYAPALLDFLHPLLERIGLWIAASRNAEQLRASQERLANLERVAHIGCWTLDLQSGRLVWSDELYRLFGLEPGVFAATYPAFLELVHPEDRAAVETAYNASLQPGHAGYEIVHRIVRRSDGAIRHIHEQIQHRRNEAGAVIESFGTAQDVTERELAAQALRRAASVYEHANDAIVITDARGQIIDVNAALCRLTGYAREELLGQNPRFWSSGRHDAAFYRKMWLALREHGLWRGEIWNRRKSGEVYPCLLTISPVPDASGRLQGYAGISTDLSTLREQERQVERLSQYDALTGLPNRRLLADRLLIAMGQATQHQHQVAVVYLDLDGFKAFNDQLGHEAGDQLLIALGHGLQSALRPGDTLARLGGDEFVAVLPDLCSALDCLPVLEALLAAAASPSGALPAHDLRL
- the prmB gene encoding 50S ribosomal protein L3 N(5)-glutamine methyltransferase, translated to MTLSELHQTACARLQAAPLAYGQGTLNAHDEAAWLLLWRLGLPPDSALDARPVEPEQAQAVLALIDERIASRRPAAYLTRQTWLQGVPFYVDERSIVPRSLIAELLAAAAGADCLDDWLGAHTQRALDLCCGNASLAVLAALAWPEVQIDAADICPDALAVARINLERHGLQERVRLIESDGWAALPERYDLVLCNPPYVSRASMDALPPEFCAEPALALDGGLCGGRDGMDFIRSLLAQAAAHLNPEGVLVLEIGHERAHFERAFPGLPAHWLQTSAGPDAVLLLTRQALDCWQATPSAVPPAATPASSGGPQA
- a CDS encoding putative bifunctional diguanylate cyclase/phosphodiesterase is translated as MSASIGVSFYPQADPVDADQLLRQADQAMFQAKQSGKNRYHFFDAEGDRGVRSRHAEIERIAQGLKNHEFVLFYQPKVNMHSGAVIGVEALIRWQHPQHGLLGPGAFLPALEQQALMVDLGDWVLEQALQQLAQWNCTGLHLPVSVNVNAMQLAQPDFVPKLRAALARHPELPPDQLELEVLETSALGDLSSVSALLHQCRELGVHTSLDDFGTGYSSLTYLKHLPIQVLKIDQSFVRSMLDDATDIAILQGVLSLAQALGRLVIAEGVETSAHAQMLLRLGCLHGQGYAIARPMPAAQIPDWVAQWRPDPAWVATIAAPSAPSSSRIHPTASSRSDSR